Genomic window (bacterium):
CAGATTTCTATACGGAACGTTATTCGGTTGAGGTGAGATTTTCAGAAATTTCCTTACCCATGCAAAACTTTCATACAAACGCTTTTCATCCAATCCGGCAGACAGACCGCGTTGATCATTCCAGCGATCAAAAACACGTTTAGGCAAATCGAAACAGACGGCATTATTCACTACGGTCGTCCCGCCAACACAGCTTCCTTGTAATACCTGGAATCGGAAATCACGACTTAATTGTAACGCACCATCCGCATAGAGTTTTGAAATCATTTCCATCTCGTCTTCAGAAAAACGATCAGGCTCGACATGATTACCCCGCTCGACCATGAGCACATCCTTGCCTGCTCTCACTAATTCGTACGCTAAAATGGATGCGGCTGCTCCTGAGCCCACAATCACAAAATCACCGATGATATGATCGCTGTCAATTTCTGAAGCATTTTTTACGGTCAGAGTTTTCCGGGGTGGAGGCGGGCTGACCGCTAATTTAGTTTTGAAATCCGGCCGCTGAGTGAAGGGCTTATAACCTACCGATTCAAACGTACGAGGGTCATTGTAATATCCAAGATAACACAATTGTTTGCTCATCCGAATCATCCCCTGGGTAATCATGCGCCAAAACGGAGGAATCAGTTTAGATGAACTATCGTCGTAAAATCGTTTTTTTAAAAATTTCAGACGTTCGCCGGCTTCAATATAAGGCAGAGGCGGCCGGAACGTAAGCATCGGGTAAGCATTCATGCCGGTCAGAACCAGTTTCATGATCCATTTCGAACGTGCCTTGAACGCGCCTAAATAACGGTCAACATTACGCGCAACATCTTCAGGCGACAGAATTTCGTTGGTTCCCTGAATAACGACTTCGGCTAGTGCGACTAATGTCCGAAACTCTGTGGGTGAAAAGTAAACAAGCTGAAAGCGGGCTTTTTCCGCGGCAAAGAAAAAATATATCAATGCAATCAGGATCACTCCATCCATCACTATCGCGCCCCAGAGCATATTGGCAATCGGCATGGTGATTGTCCCAACGTTTACATCGTAATCAGTTTTACCAAAGGCCAGCACAAAGCCCATCGCGGCAATTGAAATCACGTGTCCCCAAACGACAATCACGATGAGCGTACGATGTTCACGCACATTGACTGAAGCAATCCATGCCAGCAACCACAACGTGCCGATTTTTACGACCGAATTAGTCACGAATGGAAGATTAACATAAAAATCCTGAAGCGGCCCCGTGAGAGCCGGAAGGAGATAGCCAAAAATGGCGAGAAAAAATAGTATCGAAAGCGTGCGAAGATAAACGCTCAAGCGACGTTCTTCCGGAGTAAACATTGCTTGCCCCCGTCGGTTTTAAATTTATTTAAAAATAGAGATTTTGAACGGCAGTGCGATAGAGCCTAAATCGTAGTCTTAACTAAATCGCAATCATAATGCTAAGGAAGGATAATACTATAAAGATAAGCGCAAAAACAGGCTTGCGCAAGGGACAGAATCGCCGGTCATTTTCGACGTGAAAGATTTATCATTGTGGTTTTGCCGGATCCGGATTCTGACGGTAATCGGATGGCCGGCAACCGAATTTCCGGCGTAACGCGCGACGGAATGTTTTAGTACTCCAAAATCCGGCCTTCGTGGCCACCACTTCGACAGGAAGATAGGACGTTTTCAATAATCGGATAGCTTGTTCCAACCGGCACACTTCAATGAGTTCATGCGGAGAAACCTGATAAGTACGGTGGATACATTCTCTGAGATACGATGTGCTCATTCCGGCCATTGAGGCCAGCTTTTGTACGCAAAAACTTGGATCGGAATGATGTGACAGAATCAGGCTTTGAATGTCGTTCACGCCTCTCATAACTCCCCCATTATCTTGGTTAAGGTAAGGTTAAATACCGAGCAAGCTTCTTATAAAAGCATAGTTACTGGCGATATAGACAAAATAGACGATCATCATACAGATACCGAACATCCATTCCACGGTTGCGATCAGCTGAAAAATCGATGACCTCTGAAAAATTTCTGATGGAAATTTGGGTGAAAGAAAAATGTAAACGCTAAACCACATAGCCTGAAAAAAATCCAGTAACCGTGTCAGAAAAAGCCCGCCGACTTTCTTTAAAAGCCCGGACTTCGGCTCTTGCTGTTCGTTTTTTGCGTATTCGCCTTTCACCATGAACGTCACA
Coding sequences:
- a CDS encoding GMC family oxidoreductase, whose product is MFTPEERRLSVYLRTLSILFFLAIFGYLLPALTGPLQDFYVNLPFVTNSVVKIGTLWLLAWIASVNVREHRTLIVIVVWGHVISIAAMGFVLAFGKTDYDVNVGTITMPIANMLWGAIVMDGVILIALIYFFFAAEKARFQLVYFSPTEFRTLVALAEVVIQGTNEILSPEDVARNVDRYLGAFKARSKWIMKLVLTGMNAYPMLTFRPPLPYIEAGERLKFLKKRFYDDSSSKLIPPFWRMITQGMIRMSKQLCYLGYYNDPRTFESVGYKPFTQRPDFKTKLAVSPPPPRKTLTVKNASEIDSDHIIGDFVIVGSGAAASILAYELVRAGKDVLMVERGNHVEPDRFSEDEMEMISKLYADGALQLSRDFRFQVLQGSCVGGTTVVNNAVCFDLPKRVFDRWNDQRGLSAGLDEKRLYESFAWVRKFLKISPQPNNVPYRNLSAGGDLFYEGCKKLGLDVHPSACGVVDANITGCLGCGYCNIGCRYGKKMSMLDAVLPEAQKIPNAGQLRIVAGCEVEKIHGGKKISHLIGRFHNGRAIKIAGNTFVVSAGAVSSSLLLMKSGVAAGRAGKRLSFNMGSPITASFEKIVNAYDGLQITHYLKRSEDDGFVLETWFNPPTAQAINMPGWFEDHFNNMLRFNKLASIGVLVGTESNAEVRLAGLTGREIKYIPTKSDFEKLLNGLILAGDIFLAAGAKSIMPNSFKFYEFFNENELRTLPEKIKNNSQIGLGTGHPQGGNIMSLQKEFGVVDNRFKVYGYDNLFICDASVFPSSIGVNPQLTVMALAHYAAPHILGML
- a CDS encoding helix-turn-helix domain-containing protein, which gives rise to MRGVNDIQSLILSHHSDPSFCVQKLASMAGMSTSYLRECIHRTYQVSPHELIEVCRLEQAIRLLKTSYLPVEVVATKAGFWSTKTFRRALRRKFGCRPSDYRQNPDPAKPQ